In a genomic window of uncultured Sphaerochaeta sp.:
- a CDS encoding nuclear transport factor 2 family protein, giving the protein MEYRIQSKEHLKELWTNIYNTEGKPDWSHILPYYDDAIYFCDSVQKIHGIEDFKEMTERLIARSDNLKMDVKNTAQNGNVLFMEWEMSLSFKKYPNSSIFGASRVTLNEEGKIIEQRDYYDLWGDIFDNIPRFNKAYRKFMRKKFG; this is encoded by the coding sequence ATGGAATACCGTATTCAGAGCAAGGAACACCTCAAAGAGTTATGGACCAACATCTATAACACCGAAGGAAAACCCGATTGGTCACACATCCTGCCTTACTATGATGATGCAATCTACTTCTGCGACAGTGTTCAGAAGATCCATGGCATCGAGGATTTCAAGGAAATGACTGAGCGACTGATAGCGCGTTCGGACAATCTGAAGATGGATGTGAAGAATACTGCACAGAACGGCAATGTCCTGTTCATGGAGTGGGAGATGAGCCTGAGTTTCAAGAAGTATCCGAACTCCTCCATTTTCGGTGCAAGCAGGGTGACCCTCAATGAGGAGGGAAAGATCATTGAGCAACGGGACTACTATGACCTGTGGGGTGATATCTTTGACAACATTCCCCGGTTCAACAAAGCGTATCGGAAGTTCATGAGAAAGAAGTTTGGTTGA
- a CDS encoding TRAP transporter fused permease subunit: MEQHTSAALTAEEIKAQQLLDEKEPDSKLRTFSGPLGNLTTILFLVWAAFQVIANSFGIIDAMALRTWHLLFLLGFTFLLFPTYGKEKRKRALPPVWDLVLLGITFFTFWYLLHYYTVIARRGGYLQQTDLVIAGLALLLVFEGGRRACKNLAVLGLVFLLYNFLGMLIPGELGHVGFSLKRVLNHMIWGSQGIFGVGIGVSATYIFLFVLFGAYLKYSGFSQFINDIALTLVGRSAGGPAKVAVLASALLGMINGSAIANVATTGTITIPMMKKTGYKKEFAAAVEAVASTGGQFAPPIMGAVGFVMAEFMGVSYTQVLLAACIPAFLYYLTLLFAVHFEAKRLGLSGLSKENIPDALVVLKNQGHLLIPLVVLIGLLSFGYTPLFAAVIAIFATVLASWLKKETRMTWKVIVQATVEGSRSAIAVGMSCAIIGIIIGTVSLTGLGLSFGYIILRVVGEGQLYLGGLMVMLMSIVLGMGVPGVAAYVIVSTVSVPVLIQTGAIPMAAHMFCLIYACLSNITPPVAMSSYVASGIADSDQTKTSLIAVKLGLTGFILPFFFLDNPILLIGASPDVPLWLTLRAILTSSVGVIALSAGLQGYLLNKLPVIGRIVLVIAGLLFIETQLVTDLIALLLFGAILAVQYIQKKSSLKEKLA, from the coding sequence ATGGAACAACACACCTCTGCAGCACTGACTGCAGAAGAGATCAAGGCACAGCAGCTTCTCGACGAGAAAGAACCTGACAGCAAACTACGCACGTTTAGCGGACCACTTGGAAACCTGACCACCATCCTCTTTTTGGTGTGGGCTGCATTCCAGGTGATTGCCAATTCATTCGGCATCATCGATGCCATGGCACTACGCACCTGGCACCTCCTCTTTTTGCTCGGCTTCACGTTTCTGCTTTTCCCTACCTATGGCAAGGAAAAGCGAAAACGAGCCCTTCCCCCGGTCTGGGATCTGGTGTTGCTGGGCATCACCTTCTTCACCTTCTGGTACCTTTTGCACTACTACACCGTCATTGCCCGAAGAGGCGGCTATCTGCAACAGACTGATCTTGTCATCGCAGGACTTGCCCTCCTGCTTGTCTTTGAGGGTGGGCGACGTGCCTGCAAGAACCTTGCGGTCCTGGGCTTGGTCTTCCTGCTCTACAACTTTCTCGGCATGCTCATTCCCGGAGAACTGGGGCACGTAGGATTCAGCCTCAAGCGGGTACTCAACCACATGATCTGGGGAAGCCAGGGCATCTTTGGTGTAGGCATCGGCGTCAGCGCCACCTACATCTTCCTCTTCGTCCTCTTCGGCGCTTACCTCAAGTACAGCGGTTTCAGCCAATTCATCAACGACATTGCCCTCACCCTGGTGGGAAGAAGCGCAGGCGGACCTGCAAAAGTGGCTGTCCTTGCAAGCGCCCTGCTTGGGATGATCAACGGCTCTGCCATCGCCAACGTGGCAACCACCGGCACCATCACCATCCCGATGATGAAGAAAACTGGCTACAAGAAGGAGTTCGCAGCAGCAGTCGAGGCCGTGGCATCCACAGGTGGGCAGTTTGCACCCCCCATCATGGGAGCAGTCGGTTTCGTCATGGCCGAGTTCATGGGCGTCAGCTATACCCAAGTGCTCCTGGCAGCCTGCATTCCCGCCTTCCTCTACTACCTCACCCTGCTCTTTGCCGTCCACTTCGAGGCAAAGCGCCTGGGCCTTTCCGGATTGAGCAAAGAGAACATCCCTGACGCCTTGGTGGTTTTGAAGAACCAAGGGCACTTGCTCATTCCCTTGGTCGTGTTGATCGGACTGCTCTCCTTCGGCTACACCCCGCTCTTTGCTGCTGTCATTGCCATCTTTGCCACAGTCCTCGCCTCCTGGCTCAAGAAAGAGACCAGGATGACCTGGAAAGTGATCGTGCAGGCAACAGTGGAAGGATCGCGTTCAGCCATCGCCGTAGGCATGAGCTGCGCCATCATCGGCATCATCATCGGTACGGTCTCCCTCACCGGGCTGGGGCTGAGCTTCGGCTACATCATCCTGCGTGTTGTCGGAGAAGGCCAGCTCTACCTCGGCGGCCTGATGGTCATGCTCATGAGCATCGTCCTGGGCATGGGGGTTCCGGGTGTTGCCGCCTATGTCATCGTTTCCACCGTTTCGGTTCCCGTGCTCATCCAGACTGGGGCCATCCCCATGGCAGCACACATGTTCTGTCTCATCTACGCATGCCTATCGAACATCACCCCACCGGTGGCCATGTCCAGCTATGTCGCCAGCGGCATCGCTGACTCCGACCAGACAAAGACCAGCCTCATTGCCGTCAAGCTCGGACTGACCGGGTTCATCCTCCCCTTCTTCTTCCTGGACAACCCCATCCTGTTGATAGGAGCCTCACCGGACGTACCGCTGTGGCTTACCCTCAGGGCCATCCTCACCTCTTCGGTGGGTGTCATCGCCCTCTCGGCAGGCTTGCAGGGATATTTGCTGAACAAACTGCCTGTCATCGGAAGAATTGTCCTGGTAATAGCCGGCCTGCTCTTCATAGAAACCCAGCTGGTCACCGACCTCATCGCCTTGCTGCTGTTCGGGGCCATCCTGGCCGTCCAGTATATACAGAAGAAATCATCACTCAAGGAGAAACTCGCATGA
- a CDS encoding SDR family NAD(P)-dependent oxidoreductase → MNPYLKEYEWSNIAAMLRNNKAEPKQELEDLRGKLVVITGATSGIGYETAHLYASHGANVLMINRSKEKSELLKQELEDTHQIQCTYFLADFSHLKEIHAAAEMLARLPTPIDVLIHNAGVYNTKLRFTDDAIEEVFQVNYLASFIITYRLMEKLKGQEKARIIYVNSEGHRFALAGLKLDDLRWQKQHYTGLKSYGSAKTAQLLSLFSFAKIFEGSAVTINAMHPGDVKTNMGENNGKLYRFFKHHMINPKSRSPKLSAQALYYLGVSDEVRETTGKFFNFTTLETPAPHALDQAMAERLWERSVEMVFGGETL, encoded by the coding sequence ATGAATCCCTATCTGAAAGAGTATGAGTGGTCGAACATTGCAGCAATGCTCAGGAACAACAAGGCAGAGCCGAAACAAGAGTTGGAAGACCTGCGTGGAAAGCTTGTAGTTATTACCGGTGCAACCTCTGGCATAGGGTATGAGACTGCCCACCTGTATGCCTCTCATGGTGCCAATGTGCTGATGATCAACCGCAGCAAGGAGAAGTCCGAACTTCTGAAACAGGAGCTGGAAGACACCCATCAGATCCAGTGCACCTACTTCCTTGCTGATTTTTCCCATCTCAAGGAGATTCATGCAGCGGCTGAGATGCTGGCCCGGCTTCCTACGCCTATTGATGTCCTGATCCACAATGCCGGGGTGTACAACACGAAGCTGCGCTTCACTGACGATGCTATTGAGGAGGTGTTCCAGGTGAACTACCTCGCCTCCTTCATCATCACCTACCGTCTGATGGAGAAGCTGAAGGGCCAAGAGAAGGCGAGAATCATCTATGTGAATTCGGAGGGCCATCGATTCGCCCTCGCCGGATTGAAGCTTGATGACCTTCGTTGGCAGAAACAGCACTATACCGGCCTGAAGAGCTATGGATCTGCAAAGACGGCACAGCTGCTCTCCTTGTTTTCCTTTGCCAAGATTTTCGAAGGTAGTGCTGTCACGATCAATGCCATGCATCCTGGGGATGTGAAGACGAACATGGGGGAGAACAACGGAAAGCTCTACCGTTTTTTCAAGCACCATATGATCAACCCCAAATCCCGTTCTCCCAAGCTCTCAGCCCAGGCACTCTACTACCTTGGGGTATCGGATGAAGTGCGGGAAACAACTGGTAAGTTCTTCAACTTCACCACCTTGGAGACTCCTGCCCCCCATGCGCTTGACCAAGCCATGGCAGAGAGGTTGTGGGAGAGGAGTGTGGAGATGGTGTTTGGTGGTGAAACTCTCTGA
- a CDS encoding TAXI family TRAP transporter solute-binding subunit, with protein MKKTVVLALLVALLTGSLLFGAGAQETQGAQAPVKKTVINFPTAATTGAVYPLGSAMSNLWNTKLDNVRASAQASAGGIANLNMIADGEAQLGVAVTSIMYESFNGIGSFEGRPNPNLRVMIGLYANPNQVVVTNNSGINSLTDLAGKRFASGAPGSTTEVETSIHLKTSGVSYPEGLRVQYVGFTEAIDLMRNKQLDGAWIMAGTPNAAVTEMLSTAGGKLLSLDENLIKALQKDYPWYGAYTIPAGTYPGQDADVLTSAIKITICTDARVDDDVIYAMTKTFWENFEELKATQAPLKNVNPKEAVKDLAGLPIHEGAARYYREIGLL; from the coding sequence ATGAAAAAGACCGTTGTACTCGCACTGCTCGTCGCTTTGCTTACCGGATCCCTGCTCTTTGGTGCAGGTGCACAGGAGACCCAGGGAGCGCAAGCCCCTGTCAAGAAGACTGTGATCAACTTCCCGACCGCTGCAACCACCGGTGCCGTCTATCCCCTGGGATCGGCTATGAGCAACCTGTGGAACACCAAGCTTGACAATGTCAGAGCCAGTGCACAAGCAAGTGCAGGCGGCATTGCAAACCTCAACATGATTGCCGATGGCGAAGCCCAGCTTGGCGTTGCCGTCACATCCATCATGTACGAATCCTTCAATGGCATCGGATCCTTCGAAGGAAGGCCCAATCCAAACCTCAGGGTGATGATCGGTCTCTATGCCAACCCGAACCAGGTTGTGGTGACCAACAACAGCGGCATCAACAGCCTTACCGATCTTGCCGGCAAGCGCTTTGCCTCAGGTGCTCCCGGTTCCACCACAGAAGTTGAGACCAGCATCCACCTCAAGACAAGCGGCGTATCCTATCCCGAAGGCCTGCGTGTCCAGTATGTCGGCTTCACCGAAGCAATCGATCTGATGCGCAACAAGCAGCTCGACGGGGCTTGGATCATGGCCGGAACTCCCAATGCAGCGGTTACCGAGATGCTCTCCACCGCTGGCGGAAAGCTCCTCAGCCTGGATGAGAACCTCATCAAGGCACTGCAGAAGGACTACCCCTGGTATGGTGCATACACCATCCCTGCCGGGACCTACCCCGGCCAGGATGCGGATGTACTGACTTCCGCCATCAAGATCACCATTTGTACCGACGCACGCGTTGATGATGATGTCATCTATGCCATGACCAAGACATTCTGGGAAAACTTCGAGGAACTGAAAGCAACCCAGGCTCCCCTGAAGAACGTCAACCCCAAGGAAGCGGTGAAGGACCTTGCAGGACTTCCCATCCACGAGGGTGCTGCCCGTTACTACCGGGAGATCGGCTTGCTCTAG